The sequence below is a genomic window from Acidimicrobiales bacterium.
TCCCGGCCCTGGTGTTCATCTTCGCCCGACGTCCGCTCTACTCGGCCTACGCCCACGCGCCGACGACCCTCGGCCTGACACCGCTCCTCGACCAGCAGGTGGCGGGGGCGCTGGCCAAGGTGGTGGGCCTGGGGATACTCCTCGGCGCGGCCGGCTTCTTTCTGTTTCGCTGGCACCAGGCCGAGGAGACCGGATCCGATCCCGATCCCCTCCTGTGGGACGACGTCGAACGGGAGCTGCGCCGCCTCGAGCGTCGATCCCGGCGAACCGACTCCCCGAACTGACCGAGGTCGGATCAGCTCCCGCGGTAGGCGGGGAGGTCCGCGCCGTGGCGGAAGGCGATGCTCAGCCGGGCCCCGGCGGCGGCCACCTTTGGAACGCTGTGCTCCCATCGCCGCTGGAACGTCCCGCCGGTGACCAGCAGGTCCCCGCGACCGAGCGCGAAGGGGCGCGATCGCCCGCCGCCGCGCGGTCGGGCCAGGAACCGTCGAGGATCGCCCAACGAGACCAGTGCGACAATCGGCTCGGCGATCTCGCGGGCGATCCGGTCGCCGTGCCAGGCCACGCTGTCGCGCCCGTCCCGGTACAGGTTGAGCCCCATCGAGTCGAGCGTCACGCCGTAGCGGATCGACAGGAGCTCGCGCATGCGCTCGAGCACGGGCGGCTCGAGGGGCTGGCCCGACGAGCTGTTCCACCCGGCGGTGAGTCGCGGCTCGGCCACACGGCGCTCGTACATCCAGCGCGACCGCTGTCCCCAGTCGGTGTCGGCTGCCAGGCGGGCGAGCAGCTCGTCGGATCCCGCCACCCACCCCGGGGCGTGGTCGACCCACGAGGTCTCGTCCAGCTCGACCCGGACCAGACCCGAGAACGACGCGTCCACATCCGGCCCCGCCGCCGCGTCGAGCAGCGTCGGCTGCCAGACGAGGTTCATCGGACCGGCAGGGCGATGGTCTTGGTCTCGAGGTACTGCTCGAAGCCCTCCAGCCCGTTCTGGCGTCCGATGCCGCTCATCTTGTAGCCGCCGAAGGGCGAGTCGGCGCCGTACCACACCCCGCCGTTGACGCCGAGCGTCCCCGTGCGGATGCGCCGGGCCACCGACAGCGCTCGCTCCTCCGATCCCGATGCAACCATGCCCGACAGACCGTACCGGGAGTCGTTGGCGATCCGGACCGCATCGTCGTCGTCCTCGTAGGGGATCACGACGAGCACAGGACCGAAGATCTCCTCCCGGGCGATGGTCATCGAGTTGTCGACGTCGGCGAAGGCCGTCGGCTCGACGAAGAACCCTCGGGGCAGGTGCGCAGGGCGACC
It includes:
- a CDS encoding alpha-ketoglutarate-dependent dioxygenase AlkB, translating into MNLVWQPTLLDAAAGPDVDASFSGLVRVELDETSWVDHAPGWVAGSDELLARLAADTDWGQRSRWMYERRVAEPRLTAGWNSSSGQPLEPPVLERMRELLSIRYGVTLDSMGLNLYRDGRDSVAWHGDRIAREIAEPIVALVSLGDPRRFLARPRGGGRSRPFALGRGDLLVTGGTFQRRWEHSVPKVAAAGARLSIAFRHGADLPAYRGS